CACGGCGTAAACGAGCTGCTGGATGCGGTGCTGACGCTGATGCCGCTGGACCGGTACACCGAAAAGCCGGTCGCGCTGATGAGCGTTGTGCCGGGCGACCCCGTGGTGCCCACCATCTGGGACGACTATAAGGCGACGATCGCAAAACGCGGAGGCGACCCCGCGGCAATTGAAATGACGGAACGCTTCGCCTTTTATGAGCGCGCCAAAAAAGCATATGCCATCGTGGCAACGGGCGAAACCGCCATTTACGCCAACGTCCTGCTGAAAAAGGGCGTTGTGGAATGAACGGGAAAGCGACGGTGCTGGCCTTTGACATCGGGGCCTCCAGCGGGCGCGCCGTCAAGGCGCGGTACGAAAACGGCGCCCTTCACTATGAGGAAGTGCACCGGTTTGAAAACAGCCCCGTCGAATCCGAAGGGCATCTCTGCTGGGATTTCGACGCCTTGCTTCGCGAGGTGCGCGCCGGCATGGAAAAGGCCGGGGAGTTCGACAGCCTGGGGTTCGACACCTGGGGCGTGGATTTCGGACTGCTGGATGAAAACGGCCGGCTGCTCTCCCGTCCGGTTCACTACCGCGACGCGCGGACCAACGGGATGGCAAAGCGCGCTCTGGAAAGAATGGATGCGGAAACGCTTTACGCCGGAACAGGCAATCAGATCATGGACATCAACACCCTGTTCCAGCTGATCGCGATGAAGGAACAGCAGTCTGCCCTGCTGCAAAAGGCCAGGACGCTCCTGTTCATGCCGGACCTGTTCGCCTATTCCCTGTGCGGAAAAGCCGTCTGCGAGCGCAGCATCGCCTCCACCAGCCAGATGCTCGACCCCCGGACGGGCGGATGGCGCGCCGACGTCCTCGGCGCGTTCGGGCTCCCGAAGGAGATCCTGCTGCCGCCCGTTTCCAGCGGCACGGAAATCGGGGCCCTGCCGGGCGGGGCCAGGGTCATCGCCGTGGCTGGGCACGATACCCAGTGCGCCGCGGCGGCGGTCCCGAGCCAAAGGGAGGACGCGGCGTTCCTCTCGTGCGGCACCTGGAGCCTTTTGGGGACCGAGCTACCGGCTCCCGTTCTGACGGCGGAAAGCTGCGCGCTTGGCCTTTCCAACGAGCTGGGAGCCAACGGAAAAATTAATTATCTGAAAAACATCATCGGGCTGTGGCTGATTCAGGAAAGCCGGCGGGAGTGGCGCCGGCAGGGGAAGGAGTATTCCTTCGCCGACCTGGAGCGCCTGGCGCGGGACGCGAAGCCCCTGCGCTGCTTTATCGACCCGGATGCGCCGGAGTTCACCCCGCCGGGCGATATCCCGGGCAGGGTTCGGGAATTCTGCCGCCGCACGGGTCAGTATGAGCCGCAGTCGGAGGGCGAAATCATGCGGTGCATCTACGAAAGCCTGGCGCTGAAATACCGCTTTGCGCTGGATCAGCTGCAAAGGGCGACGGGCAGGCGCTTCGGGGTGCTGCATATCCTCGGAGGGGGGACCAAAGACCGCCTGCTGTGCCAGATGAGCGCCGACAGCACCGGCGTGCCCGTGGTGGCCGGCCCCGTCGAAGCCACCGCGCTGGGCAACTTCATCATCCAGCTTGCGGCGCTGGGCGTGCTGCCCGATCTCGCCGCGGGCCGCGGGGTCATTGCCCGAAGCGAAGCCCTGAAGCGGTACGCGCCCGCCGATACGGACGCGTGGAACAAAGCCTGCGAAACCTATTGCAGAATATAGCTCCATTCAAAATTGCACGGCGGAATATCTTTTCCCCCGCCGCGGGCGGAGAAAAAAGGACGAAGCCGTTTCAAATTAAACTGTTTGAAATAAGGAGGAGAAAATCGATGTTGTATCCAAAGATTGGGATCCGCCCGATTATCGACGGGCGCTGGGGCGGTGTGCGCGAAAGCCTGGAAAAACAGACGATGGGCCTGGCGCACAGCGCGGTGAAGCTGATTACCGAAAACCTGAACTATCCGGATGGAACGCCGGTGCAGTGCGTCGTTTCCGACACTACCATCGGCGGCGGAGCGGAGGCCGCGGCCTGCGCCGACCAGTTCGCCACCCAGAACGTGGTGGCGACCCTTTCCGTCACGCCGTGCTGGTGCTACGGAACGGAAACCTTCGACATGGACCCTTCGACCATCAAGGCCGTGTGGGGGTTCAACGGCACCGAGCGCCCCGGCGCGGTGTACCTTGCCGCCGTCCTGGCGGCGCACGCCCAGCGCGGCCTGCCCGCCTTCAGCATTTACGGCCACGATGTGCAGGATGCTTCCGACACCACCGTACCGGATGACGTCGCAGAAAAGATCCTGCGGTTCGCGCGCTGCGCCGTAGCCGCCGGATGGATGAAAAACAAGGCCTATGTCAACCTGGGCGCCATCCCCATGGGCATCGCGGGGAGCGACTGCAACGCCGACGTGTTCCAGAAATATTTCGGCATCCGCACCGAATGGGTGGATATGGTTGAGATCCTCCGCCGCATCAAGCTGGAAATCTACGATCCTCAGGAGGCCCGGCATGCCTTCGACTGGGTGAAGGCCAACTGCCGGGAAGGCTTCGACTGCAACGCCGGCAAGAACCTGCCCGAAATCATCAAAAAGTCGAAGGTGGTGCCCCCCGACAAGGATTGGGATTTCATCACCAAAATGACCATCGTGATGAAGGACATCCTGTTCGGGAACCCCAAGCTGGACGAAATGGGATGGCACGAGGAGGCGCTGGGGCGCAACGCGGTGGCGGGCGGCTTCCAGGGGCAGCGCCAATGGACCGACTGGCTGCCGAACGCCGACTTCAGCGAGGCGATCCTGGCTTCCACATTCGACTGGAACGGCCCGAAGCAGCCGACGCCCTTCGCCACGGAAAACGACACCTGCAACGGCATCTCCATGATGCTGGGGACGCTGGTCAGCAACACCGCGCCCGGCTTCCACGACGTGCGTACTTACTGGAGCCCCGAGGCCTATGAGCGGGTGACGGGCAAAAAGCTCACCGGAAAAGCGGAGAACGGATTTATCCACCTGATCAACTCCGGTGCGACGGCGCTGGACGAAACCGGGGCCTGCAAAAATGAAAAGGGCGAATCCTGCATGAAGCCGTTCTGGAAGATGAGGAAAGAGGACGTGCAGGCCTGCCTGAATGCCACCGACTGGTGCCGCGCCAATTACGAATATTTCCGCGGGGGCGGATTCTCCAGCCATTTCCGCTGCGAGGGCGAGATGCCCGTCACCATGCTGCGCTTCAACATCGTGGATGGCGTCGGCCCGGTTCTGCAGATCGCCGAGGGCTGGACGGTCACGCTCCCGGACGACGCGCACAAAATCCTCGACAGCCGCACCGACCCGACTTGGCCTACCATCTGGTTCACGCCGAGGCTGACCGGGCACGGCGCCTTTACCGACGTGTACAGCGTCATGGCGAACTGGGGCGCGAACCACGGCGCGACCGTCTACGGCCATGTGGGCGCGGACCTGATCACGCTGGCCTCCATGCTGCGCATCCCGGTGACGATGCACAACGTGCCGCAGGAGCATGTTTACCGCCCGCACGCGTGGGCATCCTTCGGCACCGAAGACAAACAGGCCGCGGATTATGCCGCCTGCCGGCATTACGGGCCGCTTTACCGTTAAATGAGGAGGAAATAAAATGGCAAACCGAATCGTCCTGAACACGATCTCCTATCACGGCAGGGGCGCGATTGAGAACATCGTGCCGGAACTGACCGCCCGCGAGCTCAAAAAGGCTTTCGTCTGCTCCGACCCGGACCTGGTGAAATTCGGCGTGACAAAAAAAGTGACCGATCTGCTGAAAAAAGCGGATTTTGCGTACGAGCTGTACAGCAAGATCAAGCAGAACCCCACCATCCAAAACGTTCAGGACGGCATCGCCGCTTTCCAAAAGAGCGGGGCCGACTGCATCGTCGCCATCGGCGGAGGATCGTCCATCGATACCGCCAAGGCCGTCGGCGTCATCATCAATAATCCCGATTTTGCGGATGTGCGCTCGCTCGAGGGGGCTGCCCCGACCAGAAAGCGCGCCGTGTTCACCATCGCCGTGCCGACCACCGCCGGCACGGCCGCGGAGGTGACCATCAACTACGTCATCACCGACGTGGAGAAAAGGCGCAAATTCGTGTGCGTGGATCCGAAGGATATCCCGGAAGTCGCCGTGGTGGACCCGGATATGATGAGCAGCATGCCGAAGGGCCTGACCGCCGCGACCGGCATGGACGCGCTGACCCACGCCATCGAGGGGTATATCACCAAGGGCGCCTGGGAAATGACCGACATGTTCCACCTGAAAGCGATCGAGCTCGTGTCGAAGCACCTGCGCGGCGCCGTGGAGAATACCCCGGAAGGCCGCGACGGCATGGCGCTGGCGCAGTATATCGCCGGCCAGGGCTTTTCCAACGTCGGGCTGGGCATCGTGCACAGCATGGCCCATTCGCTGGGGGCCGTCTACGACACCCCACACGGCATCGCGAACGCCATTCTGCTGCCGATCGTCATGGAATACAACGCGCCCTGCACCGGCGAAAAATACCGGGGTATCGCCAAGGCCATGGGCGTGGAGGGCGTCGGCAAAATGACGCTGGATGAAGCCCGCCGGGCTGCGGTGGATGCCGTGAAGAAGCTTGCTTCGGACGTGGGGATCCCCGCGGACCTGAAAGCGATCGTAAAGCCCGAAGATGTGCAACTCCTTTCCGAGAGCGCCTATGCCGACGCGTGCCGCCCCGGAAATCCCCGCGACACAAGCGTCGAAGAGATCGCCGCGCTGTACCGCAGCCTGATTTAAAGCGCCCGAATCGAAAAGCCCGGCACGCCCGCAGATTTTTATCCCCCGTTTGCGGGCGTGCGATATTTCCCAAAGAGAAAGGGCCGAAGCCGCACGGGCTTCGGCCCTTTCATTTTCTGAAAGCTTCCCGCTGTGCGGGTGGGGAAAATCCCGGAGGGTTTTTGCGGCGCCAGCCGGCCGGCAGGGCCTTTCGGGGCTTGCCCTGGGGACGGATTGCGTCTATAATGAATAATTAGGTTTATTCCATGCCTTTATTGCAGACGTCACTTTTCACCAGCGCCTGAAATTGCCACGAAACAAGCCGGGAGAGAATCGTAAAGGAGCAAATCATATGGATAAGAAGTTATCGGCGTCGTCTTATATTGCGGTCGGCAGCATGCTTTTCGGCCTGTTTTTCGGGGCGGGGAACCTGATTTTCCCGGTACATATGGGCCAGGAAGCCGGAAGCGCCGTTTGGACCGCGACGGCAGGGTTCCTGATCACCGCGATCGGCCTGCCGTTTTTGGGGGTCGTGGCCATCGGGGTTTCCAAAAGCGACGGATTGTTTGACCTTGCGGGCCGGGTCCACCCGGTTTTCGCTTACGGCATGACGATTTTGCTGTATCTGACCATCGGCCCGTTCTTCGCCCTGCCGAGGACCGCGACCGTGTCTTACGAGATCGGCGTGGACCCGTTCATTCCGGACGATTACAAAATAGCCGGGCTCGCCTGTTTTTCGCTGCTGTTTTTTGCCGCCGCGCTCTTTTTTGCCCTTCGGCCGAGCAAAATCCTGACATGGGTCGGTAAAATTCTGAACCCTCTGTTCCTTGTTTTCCTCGCGGTGCTGATCATCACAAGCTTTGTAAGGCCCATGGGGAGCGTAAATGCCGCGCAGGTTCAGGATGCATACGGCTCGGTGCCCTTTTTCAAGGGGTTCACAGAAGGCTACAACACCATGGACGCGCTGGCATCCCTTGCGTTCGGCATTATCGTGGTGCGGACGCTGCGCGGCCTGGGGGTGAACAGTCCCAGAAGCATTGCGGCGGGCACGCTGAAATCCGGCTTTGTCAGCATGGTCTTGATGGGCCTGATCTATGGCTGCCTCGCATACATCGGCGCGTCCAGCATGGGGAGCCTGAAGCTTTCCGAGAACGGCGGGATCGCGCTGGCACAGATCGCCCGCTATTATTTCAGCGGCTGGGGCGGCGTGCTTCTTGCCGTGATCGTGACCCTCGCCTGCCTGAAGACGGCGGTAGGTCTGATCACGGCGTGCGCCGAGACCTTCCACGGCATTTTCCCGAACTCCCTGGGCTACAAAGCCTATGCCGTCGTGTTTACCGTGATTTCCTGCCTGATCGCAAACGTCGGCCTGACGCAGATCATCGCTTTCTCCATCCCGGTGCTGATGTTCCTGTACCCTCTGGCCATTGCGCTGATTCTGCTTGCGATCCTTTCGCCGCTGTTTCAGAACCGCCAGTGCGTCTATCTGTTGACCATCCTCTTTACGCTGTTCGACGCGGCCGCCGATTTTCTGAACGCCCTTCCGCAGGGTGCCGCCGCTCAGCCTGCGATCCGGGGGATCCTGGGCTTCTACCGGGAATTTGTCCCCTTCTTCGCCATCGGGATGGGCTGGATCGTCCCGATGCTCGTCGGGCTGGCGCTTGGTTTTGCGGTCTATTTTCTCACAAGGCCGGGACAAAAATCAAGAGCCGGTTCCAATATGAGGTGAGACTTTTTTTCCACCCCTTTTGAATCGGCTCTGAAATTTCACGGCTTTCCGATCTCCGCCCTTTCGCCGTTGCCATGCGCCGCAGGGGCCGCGCTGAACTTCGGCGTGCGGAATGAATTTCTGCCCGAAAGGGCATCTTCCGCCGCTTCCGATTGGATGAAACGGACCACCTCCGGGGCACAGATCAGGAACCACGGCGTAAACTTCTCCGGATGCTCCATCATTTTACGCTTCAGGTCATCGCACGCGACCCAGCGCAATTCCTCGATTTCCCGCGGATCGGGGTGAAAATCGCCCGCATCCTCTCCAACCAGCACATGGTCGCATTCGAATTCCGTGAATCCGTGGTCGAGCGGCGCATAATAGAAAAAGCGGTACAGCTCCTCCAGATTTTCGGCCCGGATCCCGGCCTCTTCCTTCCTGTTTCGCGGTCTTCAAAATCCACCAGAATGACTTCCTCCATACTGTTTCCTTTCCGTGCGTTCTCAGGCTCCTTTTGTTCCGTTTGGGGGGCTGGGCGCGGGGGAAAAGCGGCTCTCCGTTTCACCGGAAATCTGAAGGACCAGCCTTTCGCAGGCCCTTTTGCAGTTTTCCACGAGAAGTCCGATCTCATCCGGGGCCGCGTGGTCGATGTGGATGCCGGCGGAAACGCTGACGCTGCAGTTCAGCTCCGTCGCAAGGTACCGTGCGGCCCACCGGCACACCTCGTCATCCCGGTGGCCGAACCCGCAGATGACGCTGACCGTCGCCCGGTGCCCCGGCAGGGAACCCGGCTCCGTTTCGGCGCATGCGTAGGCCACGGCCCCGACGTGGTAGCGGGTGCCCCCGCAGATTGTGACGCTGTAATCCGCGCCGCAGCAGAGCGCTTCCAGCTCGATCCGTTCCCGGGCGCCTTCGGCTGCGGTGATATGATATCGCTTCATACGTTTTCCTTTCTCCGGAACGCGGGTCACTTTTTTCCGGCGCCCGCCCATGGGACGAACCGGCTGTCGTGGATGCCGAACTGCATCAGCACCTTCCCGACGATGTGGCGGATCTGATCCTCGATGGTTTTCGGGCCGTTGTAGAAGGTCAGCACAGGGGGAACGATGACGCAGCCGAGGTCGGCCGCGTCCTTCATATTCCTCAGATGCACCTTCCCGAAGGGCATCGCCCTGGGGACCAGGACGACCTTGCGGCATTCTTTCAGGCAGACATCCGCCGAACGGAGGATCAGGTTATCCGCATAACCGGATACGATCCCCGCCAGGGTTTTCATGCTGCAGGGCATGACGATCATCCCGTCCGTCTCATAGGAGCCGCTCGAGATGACCGCCGCCATATCGCCGGATTCATAGACAAAATCCGCCAGGGAAAGCAGGTCATCCAAAGGCCGCTGCGTCTCGAGCTTCCAGTTGATTTTTGCTTCGTCGGAGATCACGAGGTGGACCTCGCAGCTCTTTTCGCTTTTCAGGGCTTCCAGCAGATACCAGCTCATTTCAACGCCGGAAGCGCCGGTCACTCCGATAATGATTCTCATTTGGTTCCTTCCTCCTCTGAAAAGGGAAGAGGAAGAGCCGGCGGGCACCGATTCCGGGCCTGCCGGCTCTTTCCAGCTTTCCGATTTTTTACACGAGCCCGGTGATCTGGAACCAGGCGGCTTCCACCAGGACGACGATAAACACGACGGCGGTCAGGGGAACGCCCAGCTTGATGCATTCCTTCTGGCTGTATCCGCCGGCATCAGGCCCGCACCCCACCAGCATGGCCAGGTTGTGGAAGGGCAGGATATAGTGGATGTTGATGGCCGAGAAAACCATCAGGGAGATTGCCAGCGGGCTGATCCCCATGGGGGCGGTGTACGCGACCATAGCGGGGATGCAGACGCCCATCACGGCGATCACGGAGCCCATGAACATATGGATGATGATCGAAACCACCGCGATCAGCAGCGCCAGCAGGAAAATGTTCGTCGGAACGGAAGAGGGCAGGATGGTCTTTGCGAGCCACGCGTTCATTCCGGTCGCTCCGCCGACGGTCCCGATCGCGATGGCCGACGTCAGGAAGATCAGCACGTTGATCGGGACGCCGCTCCAGGATTTCGCCGTCAGCACCTCGCCGATCACGGGCATGCTCATCAGCAGCGCGACGATCAGGGTCAGCCAGCCGATGTTGATCCCGGTCAGGCTGTCGGTCATCCACAGGGCGATGGCGATCACCAGCCAGAACGCGGTGCGCTTCTCCTTTTCGGAAAAGGGCCCGAGCGATTTCTGTTTTTCTTTGAGCTCCTCGACGTTGACGCTGATTTCCCTGGTCGGCTTGAACAGAAGCAGGATCAGCGCCATGGTCAGGATGCCCGCGACGATCATCGGGACGCTCATGTATTTAAACCAGCTCAGAAAGTCGCAGTTGACGCCGGAATCCGCCACCGCGAGCGGGTTCAGCGAGGAATCGCCGGTCAGGAAGACCATCGACAGCGGGCAGGATGCGGCGAAGACCGCCAGGCCGATTTTCGGGGTGTCCTCCTTCGATATGTTGGCGCTTTTGGCTACCACGGTCATAACGGACATCAGCAGGAATGCCCTCGGCCACGGATGGGGAATCAGCAGCGCCATAATGAACGTCAGGACAAAGATCGAAACGATGATCCCCTTATAGGAACGGACGAACTTGATCAGGAAGGCATAGGCGATCCGTTCCCCAAGGCCGGAATCCTTTGCCGCGCCGGCGATCAGATAGGCGCCGATGACGAGCCACATCGTGGAGCCCGTCCAGGAGGCGAACACCTTCTCCGGCCCGGCGACGCCCAGAATGATCAGC
This window of the Ruminococcaceae bacterium BL-6 genome carries:
- the fucU gene encoding L-fucose mutarotase (Evidence 2a : Function from experimental evidences in other organisms; PubMedId : 12738765, 15060078, 2664711; Product type e : enzyme), which codes for MLKNIPAILSPELLKVLCEMGHGDEIVLADGNFPAESVGKDAVVIRADGHGVNELLDAVLTLMPLDRYTEKPVALMSVVPGDPVVPTIWDDYKATIAKRGGDPAAIEMTERFAFYERAKKAYAIVATGETAIYANVLLKKGVVE
- the rhaB gene encoding Rhamnulokinase — encoded protein: MNGKATVLAFDIGASSGRAVKARYENGALHYEEVHRFENSPVESEGHLCWDFDALLREVRAGMEKAGEFDSLGFDTWGVDFGLLDENGRLLSRPVHYRDARTNGMAKRALERMDAETLYAGTGNQIMDINTLFQLIAMKEQQSALLQKARTLLFMPDLFAYSLCGKAVCERSIASTSQMLDPRTGGWRADVLGAFGLPKEILLPPVSSGTEIGALPGGARVIAVAGHDTQCAAAAVPSQREDAAFLSCGTWSLLGTELPAPVLTAESCALGLSNELGANGKINYLKNIIGLWLIQESRREWRRQGKEYSFADLERLARDAKPLRCFIDPDAPEFTPPGDIPGRVREFCRRTGQYEPQSEGEIMRCIYESLALKYRFALDQLQRATGRRFGVLHILGGGTKDRLLCQMSADSTGVPVVAGPVEATALGNFIIQLAALGVLPDLAAGRGVIARSEALKRYAPADTDAWNKACETYCRI
- the fucI gene encoding L-fucose isomerase (Evidence 2a : Function from experimental evidences in other organisms; PubMedId : 2664711, 9367760; Product type e : enzyme) yields the protein MLYPKIGIRPIIDGRWGGVRESLEKQTMGLAHSAVKLITENLNYPDGTPVQCVVSDTTIGGGAEAAACADQFATQNVVATLSVTPCWCYGTETFDMDPSTIKAVWGFNGTERPGAVYLAAVLAAHAQRGLPAFSIYGHDVQDASDTTVPDDVAEKILRFARCAVAAGWMKNKAYVNLGAIPMGIAGSDCNADVFQKYFGIRTEWVDMVEILRRIKLEIYDPQEARHAFDWVKANCREGFDCNAGKNLPEIIKKSKVVPPDKDWDFITKMTIVMKDILFGNPKLDEMGWHEEALGRNAVAGGFQGQRQWTDWLPNADFSEAILASTFDWNGPKQPTPFATENDTCNGISMMLGTLVSNTAPGFHDVRTYWSPEAYERVTGKKLTGKAENGFIHLINSGATALDETGACKNEKGESCMKPFWKMRKEDVQACLNATDWCRANYEYFRGGGFSSHFRCEGEMPVTMLRFNIVDGVGPVLQIAEGWTVTLPDDAHKILDSRTDPTWPTIWFTPRLTGHGAFTDVYSVMANWGANHGATVYGHVGADLITLASMLRIPVTMHNVPQEHVYRPHAWASFGTEDKQAADYAACRHYGPLYR
- the fucO gene encoding L-1,2-propanediol oxidoreductase (Evidence 2a : Function from experimental evidences in other organisms; PubMedId : 2553671, 2661535, 2664711, 8385012; Product type e : enzyme), which produces MANRIVLNTISYHGRGAIENIVPELTARELKKAFVCSDPDLVKFGVTKKVTDLLKKADFAYELYSKIKQNPTIQNVQDGIAAFQKSGADCIVAIGGGSSIDTAKAVGVIINNPDFADVRSLEGAAPTRKRAVFTIAVPTTAGTAAEVTINYVITDVEKRRKFVCVDPKDIPEVAVVDPDMMSSMPKGLTAATGMDALTHAIEGYITKGAWEMTDMFHLKAIELVSKHLRGAVENTPEGRDGMALAQYIAGQGFSNVGLGIVHSMAHSLGAVYDTPHGIANAILLPIVMEYNAPCTGEKYRGIAKAMGVEGVGKMTLDEARRAAVDAVKKLASDVGIPADLKAIVKPEDVQLLSESAYADACRPGNPRDTSVEEIAALYRSLI
- the brnQ gene encoding Branched-chain amino acid transport system carrier protein, giving the protein MDKKLSASSYIAVGSMLFGLFFGAGNLIFPVHMGQEAGSAVWTATAGFLITAIGLPFLGVVAIGVSKSDGLFDLAGRVHPVFAYGMTILLYLTIGPFFALPRTATVSYEIGVDPFIPDDYKIAGLACFSLLFFAAALFFALRPSKILTWVGKILNPLFLVFLAVLIITSFVRPMGSVNAAQVQDAYGSVPFFKGFTEGYNTMDALASLAFGIIVVRTLRGLGVNSPRSIAAGTLKSGFVSMVLMGLIYGCLAYIGASSMGSLKLSENGGIALAQIARYYFSGWGGVLLAVIVTLACLKTAVGLITACAETFHGIFPNSLGYKAYAVVFTVISCLIANVGLTQIIAFSIPVLMFLYPLAIALILLAILSPLFQNRQCVYLLTILFTLFDAAADFLNALPQGAAAQPAIRGILGFYREFVPFFAIGMGWIVPMLVGLALGFAVYFLTRPGQKSRAGSNMR
- a CDS encoding protein of unknown function (Evidence 5 : Unknown function), which gives rise to MLVGEDAGDFHPDPREIEELRWVACDDLKRKMMEHPEKFTPWFLICAPEVVRFIQSEAAEDALSGRNSFRTPKFSAAPAAHGNGERAEIGKP
- a CDS encoding conserved protein of unknown function (Evidence 4 : Unknown function but conserved in other organisms), whose amino-acid sequence is MKRYHITAAEGARERIELEALCCGADYSVTICGGTRYHVGAVAYACAETEPGSLPGHRATVSVICGFGHRDDEVCRWAARYLATELNCSVSVSAGIHIDHAAPDEIGLLVENCKRACERLVLQISGETESRFSPAPSPPNGTKGA
- the ubiX gene encoding phenolic acid decarboxylase - flavin prenyltransferase subunit (Evidence 2a : Function from experimental evidences in other organisms; PubMedId : 10919793, 15979273, 17295427, 18388975, 26083743, 26658822, 26337367; Product type e : enzyme) yields the protein MRIIIGVTGASGVEMSWYLLEALKSEKSCEVHLVISDEAKINWKLETQRPLDDLLSLADFVYESGDMAAVISSGSYETDGMIVMPCSMKTLAGIVSGYADNLILRSADVCLKECRKVVLVPRAMPFGKVHLRNMKDAADLGCVIVPPVLTFYNGPKTIEDQIRHIVGKVLMQFGIHDSRFVPWAGAGKK
- a CDS encoding Cation transporter; protein product: MNKRTIGFLSGIAVFFIIYLLPLSGLQWAGHMCLALTLMTVVWWATQVAQPAYVGGIYLMLLIILGVAGPEKVFASWTGSTMWLVIGAYLIAGAAKDSGLGERIAYAFLIKFVRSYKGIIVSIFVLTFIMALLIPHPWPRAFLLMSVMTVVAKSANISKEDTPKIGLAVFAASCPLSMVFLTGDSSLNPLAVADSGVNCDFLSWFKYMSVPMIVAGILTMALILLLFKPTREISVNVEELKEKQKSLGPFSEKEKRTAFWLVIAIALWMTDSLTGINIGWLTLIVALLMSMPVIGEVLTAKSWSGVPINVLIFLTSAIAIGTVGGATGMNAWLAKTILPSSVPTNIFLLALLIAVVSIIIHMFMGSVIAVMGVCIPAMVAYTAPMGISPLAISLMVFSAINIHYILPFHNLAMLVGCGPDAGGYSQKECIKLGVPLTAVVFIVVLVEAAWFQITGLV